A window of Argopecten irradians isolate NY chromosome 14, Ai_NY, whole genome shotgun sequence contains these coding sequences:
- the LOC138308007 gene encoding uncharacterized protein: MEASSKKAKSSYGPNAIDSVPDVSDEALQVATTTFLKKHVDLTEEQIDASNVSPSLNRSRLYGKRKGEKGNKHTRKGLRDERITLREYELKKAELGIDVSITPAGLIIDKTHKYLGGSPDGIIKEKSGETGLVECQGLLGITNLPWIDFVVRTTNPYQLHIERIVADKQLWNEIMVPKHCAFYHKAILPELSSPREGKVPGIWETGIWFEPASKQLHHQSASVSVQPRKRRSTSTVTSSFPPVSCSASVSHSLTTTNTSATLSASSTPATVSVTGRSFSLNLTRTQATVSTTDTLATVSTTDTPATVFTTDTPATVSTTDTPATVSMTNTPATVSTSDRPATVSTTNTTSRRHSRRRVTKFLGRRISHEWTIDERTGERKWYNGSVLAVLQGIDGGVDTVYEILYDSEDDPHEVNGLLDDYQDSTVRFIDL, from the exons ATGGAAGCGTCCTCAAAAAAGGCAAAGTCATCATATGGTCCAAATGCCATAGACTCAGTGCCAGATGTGTCAGATGAAGCTCTACAGGTGGCAACAACTACTTTCCTGAAGAAGCACGTTGACCTGACAGAAGAGCAGATAGATGCATCGAACGTCTCACCAAGTCTCAATCGCAGTCGTCTGTATGGAAAGAGGAAAGGAGAAAAAG gaaataaacaCACTCGGAAGGGGCTTAGAGATGAAAGGATAACTCTGAGAGAGTATGAGCTAAAGAAAGCTGAGCTTGGCATCGACGTCTCCATAACACCTGCTGGCCTTATCATTGACAAAACCCACAAATATCTCGGAGGGAGCCCAGATGGGATTATTAAAGAGAAGTCGGGAGAAACAGGATTGGTTGAG TGTCAGGGGTTATTGGGAATCACCAACCTCCCATGGATAGATTTTGTGGTGCGGACTACCAATCCCTATCAACTACATATTGAACGGATAGTTGCAGATAAACAGCTGTGGAATGAGATCATGGTACCAAAGCATTGCGCATTTTACCACAAAGCCATTCTTCCTGAACTCAGTAGCCCTAGAGAAGGAAAGGTCCCTGGTATTTGGGAGACTGGCATTTGG tttGAACCAGCATCCAAGCAATTGCACCATCAGTCAGCCTCAGTATCAGTACAACCACGGAAAAGGAGAAGTACATCAACTGTTACTAGCAGTTTTCCACCTGTTTCCTGTTCTGCTTCTGTATCCCACAG cCTAACAACAACAAATACCTCAGCCACGTTATCAGCCTCAAGTACCCCTGCCACAGTATCTGTAACAGGTAGATCATTCAG CCTAAATTTGACCAGAACCCAAGCCACTGTATCTACGACCGATACACTAGCCACTGTATCTACGACCGATACACCAGCCACTGTATTTACGACTGATACACCAGCCACTGTATCTACGACCGATACACCAGCCACGGTATCTATGACCAATACACCAGCCACTGTATCTACAAGCGATAGACCAGCCACTGTATCTACGACCAATACAACATCCAG AAGACATTCTCGCAGGAGAGTCACCAAGTTTCTAGGAAGAAGAATTTCCCATGAATGGACGATTGACGAGAGGACTGGGGAGAGAAAGTGGTATAATGGCAGTGTCCTTGCAGTTCTTCAGGGCATTGATGGTGGTGTAGACACAGTTTATGAGATCCTCTATGATAGTGAAGATGATCCACATGAAGTAAATGGCCTTCTCGATGATTATCAAGATTCAACTGTGAGATTCATAGATTT